One stretch of Oncorhynchus clarkii lewisi isolate Uvic-CL-2024 chromosome 1, UVic_Ocla_1.0, whole genome shotgun sequence DNA includes these proteins:
- the LOC139416553 gene encoding unique cartilage matrix-associated protein-like, with product MSWSHATFLVAVLLSLSLSQEVDNAAVPDDKGTTKATDPRGPLREIFMPEADAANFFRHRSRRAAKSQDEIDAEQRQVLAADKRKRENHEEQRNEFENYAEEEHDEQDERTRESTEQWREFHYDGLHPPQEYNRQST from the exons ATGTCCTGGTCGCATGCAACCTTCCTTGTCGCTGTGCTCCTGTCACTGTCCT TATCTCAGGAGGTAGACAATGCAGCTGTTCCCGATGATAAGGGCACTACCAAGGCAACCGACCCGAGAG GTCCACTGAGGGAGATCTTCATGCCCGAGGCCGACGCAGCAAACTTCTTCAGACACCGCAGCAGAAGAGCTGCCAAGTCTCAGGACGAAATTGACG CTGAACAAAGGCAGGTGCTGGCTGCAGATAAGCGGAAGAGAGAGAACCATGAGGAACAGAGGAATGAGTTTGAGAACTACGCTGAGGAGGAGCATGACG AGCAAGACGAGAGGACACGGGAGAGCACCGAGCAGTGGCGAGAGTTCCACTATGACGGCCTGCATCCCCCCCAGGAGTACAACCGCCAGTCTACCTGA
- the LOC139408682 gene encoding calcium/calmodulin-dependent protein kinase type 1D-like isoform X1: MARENGESGGDGSWKKNVDDIKHVFEFKEVLGTGAFSEVIMAREKATGKMVAVKCIPKKALKGKETSIENEIAVLRKIKHENIVALEDIYESSNHLYLIMQLVSGGELFDRIVEKGFYTEMDASRLIKQVLDAVNYLHDMGIVHRDLKPENLLYYNPHDEAKIMISDFGLSKMEGTGDVMATACGTPGYVAPEVLAQKPYSKAVDCWSIGVIAYILLCGYPPFYDENDSKLFEQILKADYEFDAPYWDDISDSAKEFISSLMEKDPQKRFTCDQALAHPWIAGDTALCKNIHESVSRQMRKNFAKSKWRQAFNATAVIRHMRRLQLGSSLNSSFGSSMSFDQQGPNSMLAKSMSVDCATLSRKDGPPQPLPTLPLSTAACSAPASIRGEPQAEPQVVATAAVVEPPRPRPSTVTTIHMGTK; this comes from the exons TGGTGCGTTCTCTGAGGTGATCATGGCCAGGGAGAAGGCCACAGGGAAGATGGTTGCAGTGAAGTGCATCCCTAAGAAAGCACTGAAGGGAAAAGAGACCAGCATTGAGAATGAAATCGCCGTGCTTAGGAA GATAAAACATGAGAACATTGTGGCTTTGGAGGACATCTATGAGAGCTCCAACCACCTATACCTCATCATGCAGTT ggtGTCTGGTGGTGAGTTGTTTGACCGCATCGTAGAGAAGGGTTTCTACACAGAGATGGACGCCAGCAGACTCATTAAACAGGTGCTTGACGCTGTCAACTACCTCCACGACATGGGCATCGTACACAGAGACCTCAAG CCAGAGAACCTGCTTTACTACAACCCCCATGACGAGGCCAAGATCATGATCAGTGACTTTGGTCTGTCTAAGATGGAGGGGACAGGAGACGTGATGGCCACTGCCTGTGGGACGCCAGGATATGTGG CCCCAGAGGTTCTGGCTCAGAAGCCCTACAGCAAGGCAGTGGACTGCTGGTCTATCGGAGTCATCGCCTACATTCT GTTGTGTGGTTACCCTCCATTCTATGACGAGAATGACTCTAAGTTGTTTGAGCAGATACTCAAGGCAGACTATGAGTTTGATGCACCCTATTGGGATGATATATCGGATTCAG CCAAAGAGTTCATCAGCTCTCTGATGGAGAAGGATCCACAGAAGAGATTCACCTGTGACCAGGCTCTAGCCCACCCCTG GATTGCTGGGGACACGGCTCTCTGCAAGAACATCCATGAATCAGTCAGTCGGCAGATGAGGAAAAATTTTGCCAAAAGCAAATGGAGG CAAGCGTTTAACGCCACGGCAGTGATTCGTCATATGAGGCGCTTGCAGCTGGGCAGTAGTCTGAACAGCAGCTTTGGCAGCAGTATGAGCTTTGACCAACAGGGACCGAACTCTATGCTGGCCAAGAGCATGTCTGTAGACTGTGCCACCCTCTCACGCAAAGATG GTCCTCCACAACCTCTGCCCACTCTGCCTCTCTCCACTGCAGCTTGCAGTGCCCCTGCCAGCATCAGAGGGGAACCACAGGCAGAACCACAGGTGGTGGCTACAGCTGCAGTGGTGGAGCCACCCCGGCCACGCCCCTCCACAGTCACCACAATCCACATGGGGACTAAATGA
- the LOC139408682 gene encoding calcium/calmodulin-dependent protein kinase type 1D-like isoform X2, producing MARENGESGGDGSWKKNVDDIKHVFEFKEVLGTGAFSEVIMAREKATGKMVAVKCIPKKALKGKETSIENEIAVLRKIKHENIVALEDIYESSNHLYLIMQLVSGGELFDRIVEKGFYTEMDASRLIKQVLDAVNYLHDMGIVHRDLKMEGTGDVMATACGTPGYVAPEVLAQKPYSKAVDCWSIGVIAYILLCGYPPFYDENDSKLFEQILKADYEFDAPYWDDISDSAKEFISSLMEKDPQKRFTCDQALAHPWIAGDTALCKNIHESVSRQMRKNFAKSKWRQAFNATAVIRHMRRLQLGSSLNSSFGSSMSFDQQGPNSMLAKSMSVDCATLSRKDGPPQPLPTLPLSTAACSAPASIRGEPQAEPQVVATAAVVEPPRPRPSTVTTIHMGTK from the exons TGGTGCGTTCTCTGAGGTGATCATGGCCAGGGAGAAGGCCACAGGGAAGATGGTTGCAGTGAAGTGCATCCCTAAGAAAGCACTGAAGGGAAAAGAGACCAGCATTGAGAATGAAATCGCCGTGCTTAGGAA GATAAAACATGAGAACATTGTGGCTTTGGAGGACATCTATGAGAGCTCCAACCACCTATACCTCATCATGCAGTT ggtGTCTGGTGGTGAGTTGTTTGACCGCATCGTAGAGAAGGGTTTCTACACAGAGATGGACGCCAGCAGACTCATTAAACAGGTGCTTGACGCTGTCAACTACCTCCACGACATGGGCATCGTACACAGAGACCTCAAG ATGGAGGGGACAGGAGACGTGATGGCCACTGCCTGTGGGACGCCAGGATATGTGG CCCCAGAGGTTCTGGCTCAGAAGCCCTACAGCAAGGCAGTGGACTGCTGGTCTATCGGAGTCATCGCCTACATTCT GTTGTGTGGTTACCCTCCATTCTATGACGAGAATGACTCTAAGTTGTTTGAGCAGATACTCAAGGCAGACTATGAGTTTGATGCACCCTATTGGGATGATATATCGGATTCAG CCAAAGAGTTCATCAGCTCTCTGATGGAGAAGGATCCACAGAAGAGATTCACCTGTGACCAGGCTCTAGCCCACCCCTG GATTGCTGGGGACACGGCTCTCTGCAAGAACATCCATGAATCAGTCAGTCGGCAGATGAGGAAAAATTTTGCCAAAAGCAAATGGAGG CAAGCGTTTAACGCCACGGCAGTGATTCGTCATATGAGGCGCTTGCAGCTGGGCAGTAGTCTGAACAGCAGCTTTGGCAGCAGTATGAGCTTTGACCAACAGGGACCGAACTCTATGCTGGCCAAGAGCATGTCTGTAGACTGTGCCACCCTCTCACGCAAAGATG GTCCTCCACAACCTCTGCCCACTCTGCCTCTCTCCACTGCAGCTTGCAGTGCCCCTGCCAGCATCAGAGGGGAACCACAGGCAGAACCACAGGTGGTGGCTACAGCTGCAGTGGTGGAGCCACCCCGGCCACGCCCCTCCACAGTCACCACAATCCACATGGGGACTAAATGA